The following proteins come from a genomic window of Methanosarcina sp. MTP4:
- a CDS encoding thioredoxin family protein → MVKVTLIHASWCTVCPSARRLWNDLKSKYDFEYEEIDVETPEGEELVEKFGIVGIPATIIDGELAFAGLPKKAEAIARIT, encoded by the coding sequence ATGGTCAAAGTCACGCTTATACACGCTAGCTGGTGTACGGTCTGCCCATCCGCACGCAGGCTCTGGAATGATCTTAAATCAAAATACGATTTTGAGTACGAGGAAATAGATGTGGAAACGCCCGAGGGAGAAGAACTGGTCGAGAAATTCGGTATAGTTGGGATCCCCGCAACCATTATCGATGGGGAACTTGCTTTTGCAGGACTTCCTAAAAAAGCCGAGGCTATCGCCCGCATTACCTGA
- the dph5 gene encoding diphthine synthase: protein MLTFIGLGLFDEHDISLKGLEAVRAADLVYAEFYTSYLMGTTPEKMEELYGKEVRLLSREDVEQQPDWLEEAKTKNVVFLTGGDTMVSTTHVDLRLRAKKLGIETRLVHGASITSAVSGLTGLQNYRFGKSVSIPHPYESKRGVLVITETPYDTIKQNSELGLHTLVFLDIDKDKGYMTVNRALDLLLEVEKRRGEGVMTRAVAVGIARAGSKLPVVKADYAEELQNFDFGKPLHILVIPGKLHFLEAEALVELAGGPGAILKEAE, encoded by the coding sequence ATGCTCACATTCATAGGGCTGGGCCTCTTTGACGAACATGACATTTCTTTAAAAGGGCTTGAAGCTGTCAGGGCAGCCGATCTGGTCTACGCGGAGTTTTACACCTCCTACCTTATGGGCACAACTCCTGAAAAAATGGAGGAACTCTACGGAAAGGAAGTCCGCCTGCTCTCAAGGGAAGATGTGGAACAGCAGCCGGACTGGCTGGAGGAAGCAAAGACAAAAAACGTGGTATTCCTGACAGGCGGGGACACCATGGTCTCCACGACCCACGTTGACCTGCGCCTGAGGGCAAAAAAGCTGGGCATCGAAACCCGCCTGGTCCATGGGGCTTCCATTACCTCCGCAGTCTCAGGGCTGACCGGACTCCAGAACTACCGCTTCGGGAAATCCGTAAGCATACCCCACCCTTATGAAAGCAAGCGGGGGGTCCTGGTCATTACCGAAACCCCCTACGATACCATAAAGCAGAACTCCGAACTGGGGCTGCACACCCTTGTCTTCCTGGATATCGATAAGGACAAAGGCTATATGACCGTAAACAGAGCCCTGGACCTCCTGCTCGAGGTGGAAAAAAGGAGAGGCGAAGGCGTTATGACCCGTGCCGTTGCCGTGGGAATTGCCAGGGCAGGTTCAAAACTGCCCGTAGTAAAGGCAGACTATGCGGAAGAGCTCCAAAATTTCGATTTCGGAAAACCCCTCCACATCCTTGTCATTCCCGGCAAGCTGCACTTCCTCGAAGCCGAAGCCCTTGTGGAACTCGCAGGGGGACCCGGGGCAATCCTGAAAGAAGCCGAATAA
- a CDS encoding DUF555 domain-containing protein — MKNFHVVLEAAWLVRDVKTADDAIGVAISEAGKRLNPKLDFVEVDVGTTYCPACNEPFGSVFIAANTALVGLVFEMKVFDAESAEHAERIAKSVIGKSLRDIPLNVVEVTEFERSSEKEEMQKKQA, encoded by the coding sequence ATGAAGAACTTTCATGTGGTACTTGAAGCAGCTTGGTTGGTTAGAGATGTAAAAACGGCTGATGATGCAATCGGGGTTGCGATTTCAGAAGCTGGAAAGCGCCTGAACCCCAAACTGGATTTTGTAGAGGTCGACGTGGGAACCACCTACTGCCCAGCATGTAACGAGCCTTTCGGCAGTGTATTCATAGCGGCAAACACCGCCCTCGTTGGACTTGTTTTTGAGATGAAGGTATTTGACGCCGAATCTGCGGAACATGCAGAAAGGATTGCAAAGTCCGTGATCGGAAAGTCTCTCAGAGACATCCCCCTGAACGTAGTCGAAGTTACGGAATTCGAAAGGTCCTCAGAAAAGGAAGAAATGCAGAAAAAGCAGGCTTGA
- a CDS encoding DUF357 domain-containing protein — protein MPADLNEKVNRYENMLKRALQKAKYAPIPESHMYSVAEDYHTMAEAYYKDGLYFLENGDPVNALASFSYGHAWLDAGAKLGVFAVDDETLFTI, from the coding sequence ATGCCTGCGGATTTGAACGAGAAGGTCAACAGATACGAAAATATGCTAAAAAGAGCGCTTCAGAAAGCAAAATATGCCCCAATCCCCGAATCCCACATGTACTCCGTGGCCGAGGACTATCACACAATGGCAGAAGCTTACTATAAAGACGGGCTCTATTTCCTGGAAAACGGGGACCCCGTAAACGCCCTTGCCTCTTTCAGCTATGGGCATGCCTGGCTTGATGCGGGAGCGAAACTTGGGGTCTTTGCTGTGGATGATGAAACACTCTTCACCATATAA